From a region of the Methanoculleus receptaculi genome:
- a CDS encoding fasciclin domain-containing protein codes for MKSIVETAGEDAQLSISVELLRAGGQDKTLLGPGEYTVLFPTNDAYSLFSEELLDSVRADPVKVANLVRFHVILGKLTTYELAGMEAIKTLQGEHLEISGAPPGIRLNGAAIIKPDIECTNGIYHIIDRVLLPRALEARLKQYGTG; via the coding sequence ATGAAGAGCATCGTTGAGACCGCAGGGGAGGACGCGCAGTTGAGCATATCCGTTGAGTTGCTGCGGGCAGGAGGGCAGGATAAGACACTCCTCGGGCCGGGGGAGTATACAGTATTGTTCCCGACGAACGATGCGTATTCCCTCTTTTCGGAAGAGTTGCTGGACTCCGTCCGGGCCGACCCGGTGAAGGTTGCAAACCTGGTCAGGTTCCACGTCATCCTGGGCAAACTCACCACATACGAACTGGCGGGGATGGAAGCGATCAAGACGCTGCAGGGTGAACACCTGGAGATCTCCGGGGCGCCTCCTGGGATACGGCTGAACGGAGCCGCCATCATAAAGCCCGACATCGAGTGCACAAACGGTATATACCATATCATCGACCGCGTTCTCCTGCCGCGCGCCCTCGAGGCACGGTTGAAGCAGTATGGCACCGGTTGA
- a CDS encoding DUF1156 domain-containing protein, with protein MIHYPKRLIEVDLPIKKISEHARREKSIRHGHISTLHIWWARRPLAACRAVLCAAREEMDAF; from the coding sequence ATGATCCACTACCCAAAACGTCTCATCGAAGTCGATCTCCCGATTAAGAAAATATCCGAGCACGCACGGCGGGAGAAGTCCATCCGCCACGGCCATATCTCGACCCTGCATATCTGGTGGGCGCGCCGGCCTCTGGCGGCCTGCAGGGCGGTGCTGTGTGCGGCGCGGGAGGAGATGGACGCCTTTTAG
- a CDS encoding DUF3883 domain-containing protein produces MHQEHNSINRGLANGRLTACDADLIREFIAESQSCNNISAGRTNKIVFTLVGWRRFIGPYLENSMADIYQGISALKTAISARGKPFKQNTIADHIILKRFYGWAIENGHTDLPDRKIRRLKIPTKDTMTKEAAALETVAAMGLEQFTIKMLQEAIGLSYQQTYRILNGYASCGATHSGLLEKCPAVSYFDTMVTEDGEGYAVESVELENRGFDQISRRFDPENPGVSVDVRFIEVKGRAGTGDVFLTENEYRTATRLKNDYWLYVVYNCASTPEVRLIRDPVRLGWKPVVTVEHYQAGKDAILRASEG; encoded by the coding sequence TTGCATCAAGAGCACAACTCCATCAACCGTGGTCTCGCCAACGGCAGGCTCACCGCGTGTGACGCCGACCTGATCCGCGAGTTCATCGCCGAATCGCAGTCCTGCAACAACATCAGTGCAGGTCGAACAAACAAGATCGTCTTCACCCTCGTCGGGTGGCGGCGGTTTATCGGGCCATACCTGGAGAACAGCATGGCCGACATCTACCAGGGCATCTCCGCCCTCAAGACCGCCATCAGCGCCCGCGGCAAACCCTTCAAGCAGAACACCATCGCCGACCACATCATCCTCAAACGGTTCTATGGGTGGGCGATCGAGAACGGCCACACCGACCTCCCGGACCGAAAGATCCGGCGCCTCAAGATCCCCACCAAAGACACCATGACCAAGGAGGCCGCCGCCCTGGAGACGGTGGCGGCGATGGGGTTGGAGCAGTTTACGATCAAGATGCTGCAGGAGGCGATCGGGCTCTCATACCAGCAGACCTACCGGATTCTCAACGGTTATGCGAGCTGCGGGGCGACCCACTCGGGGCTGCTGGAAAAGTGTCCGGCGGTGAGTTACTTTGATACGATGGTGACGGAGGACGGGGAGGGGTATGCGGTCGAGAGCGTGGAACTTGAAAACCGCGGTTTTGATCAGATCTCCCGGCGGTTCGATCCCGAGAACCCGGGGGTCTCCGTCGATGTCCGCTTTATCGAGGTGAAGGGGCGTGCCGGTACGGGCGATGTGTTCCTGACAGAGAACGAGTACAGGACGGCGACGCGGTTGAAGAACGATTACTGGTTGTATGTGGTGTACAACTGTGCATCTACGCCTGAGGTTCGTCTGATCCGGGATCCGGTCCGGCTGGGATGGAAGCCGGTGGTGACGGTGGAGCACTATCAGGCGGGGAAAGACGCTATTCTGCGGGCGTCTGAGGGGTGA
- a CDS encoding DUF447 domain-containing protein, with amino-acid sequence MGLLSEGISEVIATTCRNAAPIGIINRGGSMHMVLFRGSHTARNVARDRRVVANFVFDPVIYVRTAFDDLPDDDFVTEKVGGEVFCRLHEVEAWAAFTAEVERSNTEALVVRLTPVKEEVLELRLHPVNRGFASIIEATVHATRYVRKHDPWLLQLIEHHAALARRCGGAREHEALRLLEEYIAGKTGK; translated from the coding sequence GTGGGACTGCTGAGCGAGGGGATCAGTGAGGTGATCGCGACCACCTGCCGCAACGCTGCGCCCATCGGGATCATCAACCGCGGCGGTTCGATGCACATGGTCCTCTTCCGGGGGAGCCATACAGCCCGGAACGTCGCCCGGGACCGCCGGGTGGTGGCAAACTTCGTCTTTGACCCGGTGATCTACGTCCGGACGGCGTTTGACGACCTCCCGGACGATGATTTTGTCACCGAGAAGGTCGGGGGAGAGGTCTTCTGCCGTCTCCATGAGGTGGAGGCCTGGGCTGCGTTCACCGCCGAGGTGGAACGATCGAACACCGAGGCGCTTGTCGTCCGACTCACTCCCGTGAAGGAAGAGGTTCTGGAACTCCGGCTGCATCCGGTGAACCGGGGGTTTGCAAGTATTATTGAGGCCACTGTCCATGCAACCCGTTACGTCAGGAAACACGACCCCTGGCTCTTACAACTGATCGAGCACCACGCCGCCCTTGCCCGGAGGTGCGGCGGTGCCAGGGAGCATGAGGCGCTCAGGCTGCTTGAGGAGTATATCGCCGGGAAGACGGGGAAGTGA